One window of the Hippocampus zosterae strain Florida chromosome 8, ASM2543408v3, whole genome shotgun sequence genome contains the following:
- the LOC127605803 gene encoding pituitary adenylate cyclase-activating polypeptide type I receptor-like isoform X2 has protein sequence MFSAGLSPLVCAVFLLQLPVSCQQVPSNCVIKRDQEKCSEMMALDQSGEDSQFGCPWMWDNLTCWRPARVGDVVLVNCPELFSQFMSEDDDEVGKVSRNCTEFGWSETFPHYIDACFYEEGNNTHPDMYYASVKALYTVGYSTSLVTLTTAMIILCRFRKLRCTRNFIHMNLFVSFILRAISVFIKDGVLYAEEDSEHCFVRTLECRAVVVFFHYCVLSNYLWLFIEGLYLFTLLVETFFPEKRYFYWYIVIGWGTPTLCVTVWAALRLRFDDIGCWDTNDDAAIWWVIKGPVLASIMINFVLFIGIIVILVQKLQSPDIGGNESSIYLRLARSTLLLIPLFGIHYTVFAFSPENVSKRERLVFELGLGSFQGFVVAVLYCFLNGEVQSEIKRKWRSWTVNRYFAADMKQRHPSLASSGANGGTQLSILSKSSSQIRMSGPQAETPVT, from the exons atgttCAGCGCTGGCCTCAGTCCGCTCGTCTGCGCCGTCTTTCTGCTGCAGCTGCCG GTTTCATGCCAGCAAGTCCCGTCCAACTGCGTCATCAAGAGGGACCAGGAGAAATGCTCCGAGATGATGGCCTTGGACCAGAGCGGCGAGGATTCCCAATTCG GGTGTCCGTGGATGTGGGACAACCTGACGTGTTGGCGCCCGGCCAGGGTCGGCGATGTGGTCCTGGTCAACTGTCCTGAACTCTTCTCGCAGTTCATGAGCGAAGACGACGACG AGGTGGGCAAGGTCAGTCGCAACTGCACCGAGTTTGGCTGGTCAGAGACGTTTCCTCACTACATTGACGCTTGCTTCTATGAAGAAGGCAACAACACTCATCCG GACATGTACTACgcgtcggtgaaggccctctaCACGGTCGGCTACAGTACATCTTTGGTGACGCTCACCACAGCCATGATCATCTTGTGCAGGTTCAG GAAGCTACGCTGCACCAGGAACTTCATCCACATGAACCTGTTTGTGTCGTTCATCTTGCGAGCTATTTCCGtcttcatcaaagacggcgTGCTGTACGCCGAGGAGGACAGCGAGCACTGCTTCGTCCGGACC TTGGAATGCCGGGCGGTGGTGGTATTCTTCCATTACTGCGTCCTCTCCAACTATTTGTGGCTGTTCATCGAGGGCCTTTATCTCTTCACGTTATTGGTGGAGACCTTCTTCCCCGAGAAGCGATACTTCTACTGGTACATCGTCATCGGCTGGG GAACGCCGACCTTGTGCGTCACCGTCTGGGCGGCGCTGAGGCTGCGTTTTGATGACATCGG GTGTTGGGACACCAACGACGACGCCGCCATCTGGTGGGTGATCAAGGGGCCCGTGCTGGCTTCCATTATG atcaacTTTGTCCTGTTTATCGGCATCATCGTCATCCTGGTCCAGAAACTGCAGTCGCCGGATATCGGAGGAAATGAATCCAGCATTTACCT GAGGTTGGCGCGCTCCACTCTGCTGCTCATTCCTCTCTTTGGGATCCACTACACCGTGTTCGCCTTCTCTCCCGAGAACGTTAGCAAGAGGGAGCGTCTGGTATTCGAGCTCGGCTTGGGATCCTTTCAG GGCTTCGTGGTGGCCGTCCTCTACTGCTTCCTGAACGGAGAG GTGCAATCGGAGATCAAGAGGAAATGGCGCAGCTGGACGGTGAACAGGTACTTTGCTGCGGACATGAAGCAGCGGCACCCTTCGCTCGCCAGCAGCGGAGCCAACGGGGGCACGCAGCTGTCCATCCTCAGCAAGAGCAGCTCGCAGATACGCATGTCCGGTCCGCAGGCCGAGACCCCCGTCACCTGA
- the LOC127605803 gene encoding pituitary adenylate cyclase-activating polypeptide type I receptor-like isoform X1 encodes MFSAGLSPLVCAVFLLQLPVSCQQVPSNCVIKRDQEKCSEMMALDQSGEDSQFGCPWMWDNLTCWRPARVGDVVLVNCPELFSQFMSEDDDEVGKVSRNCTEFGWSETFPHYIDACFYEEGNNTHPQDMYYASVKALYTVGYSTSLVTLTTAMIILCRFRKLRCTRNFIHMNLFVSFILRAISVFIKDGVLYAEEDSEHCFVRTLECRAVVVFFHYCVLSNYLWLFIEGLYLFTLLVETFFPEKRYFYWYIVIGWGTPTLCVTVWAALRLRFDDIGCWDTNDDAAIWWVIKGPVLASIMINFVLFIGIIVILVQKLQSPDIGGNESSIYLRLARSTLLLIPLFGIHYTVFAFSPENVSKRERLVFELGLGSFQGFVVAVLYCFLNGEVQSEIKRKWRSWTVNRYFAADMKQRHPSLASSGANGGTQLSILSKSSSQIRMSGPQAETPVT; translated from the exons atgttCAGCGCTGGCCTCAGTCCGCTCGTCTGCGCCGTCTTTCTGCTGCAGCTGCCG GTTTCATGCCAGCAAGTCCCGTCCAACTGCGTCATCAAGAGGGACCAGGAGAAATGCTCCGAGATGATGGCCTTGGACCAGAGCGGCGAGGATTCCCAATTCG GGTGTCCGTGGATGTGGGACAACCTGACGTGTTGGCGCCCGGCCAGGGTCGGCGATGTGGTCCTGGTCAACTGTCCTGAACTCTTCTCGCAGTTCATGAGCGAAGACGACGACG AGGTGGGCAAGGTCAGTCGCAACTGCACCGAGTTTGGCTGGTCAGAGACGTTTCCTCACTACATTGACGCTTGCTTCTATGAAGAAGGCAACAACACTCATCCG CAGGACATGTACTACgcgtcggtgaaggccctctaCACGGTCGGCTACAGTACATCTTTGGTGACGCTCACCACAGCCATGATCATCTTGTGCAGGTTCAG GAAGCTACGCTGCACCAGGAACTTCATCCACATGAACCTGTTTGTGTCGTTCATCTTGCGAGCTATTTCCGtcttcatcaaagacggcgTGCTGTACGCCGAGGAGGACAGCGAGCACTGCTTCGTCCGGACC TTGGAATGCCGGGCGGTGGTGGTATTCTTCCATTACTGCGTCCTCTCCAACTATTTGTGGCTGTTCATCGAGGGCCTTTATCTCTTCACGTTATTGGTGGAGACCTTCTTCCCCGAGAAGCGATACTTCTACTGGTACATCGTCATCGGCTGGG GAACGCCGACCTTGTGCGTCACCGTCTGGGCGGCGCTGAGGCTGCGTTTTGATGACATCGG GTGTTGGGACACCAACGACGACGCCGCCATCTGGTGGGTGATCAAGGGGCCCGTGCTGGCTTCCATTATG atcaacTTTGTCCTGTTTATCGGCATCATCGTCATCCTGGTCCAGAAACTGCAGTCGCCGGATATCGGAGGAAATGAATCCAGCATTTACCT GAGGTTGGCGCGCTCCACTCTGCTGCTCATTCCTCTCTTTGGGATCCACTACACCGTGTTCGCCTTCTCTCCCGAGAACGTTAGCAAGAGGGAGCGTCTGGTATTCGAGCTCGGCTTGGGATCCTTTCAG GGCTTCGTGGTGGCCGTCCTCTACTGCTTCCTGAACGGAGAG GTGCAATCGGAGATCAAGAGGAAATGGCGCAGCTGGACGGTGAACAGGTACTTTGCTGCGGACATGAAGCAGCGGCACCCTTCGCTCGCCAGCAGCGGAGCCAACGGGGGCACGCAGCTGTCCATCCTCAGCAAGAGCAGCTCGCAGATACGCATGTCCGGTCCGCAGGCCGAGACCCCCGTCACCTGA